AGGCCACCATCTATCTGCCCGATATGAGCGACTACGCCGCCATGAACGAAGCCTGGGACGCATGGACAGCCCCTGAACGTGCTCCGGCTCGTGCCTGCGTGGAGGCGAAACTGGCTTCGCCCGACTGGAAGGTTGAAATCAAAATTACCGCCCTTCAAATCAAATAAAGCACAAATATCAGGCCGTCTGAAAACGCAGCTTCAACCAAGCAAACGCAGTTTTTCAGACGGCCTTTATTCTTTTGCGGTACAATACCGCCCTTAAATTTTTCTATTATTTCAAAGCACAAACAGCCATGTCAAAAAAAACCAAGCAAGAATTAGAAAACAACAAACTCAGCAAACGCCTGCGCCACGCCGTCGGCGATGCCATTAACGATTTCAACATGATCGAGCCGGGCGACAAAATCATGGTCTGCCTCTCCGGCGGCAAAGACAGCTACGCCCTTTTAGATATTCTGCGCCAGCTTCAAGCCAGTGCACCGATTGATTTTGAACTGGTCGCCGTCAATCTCGACCAAAAACAGCCGGGCTTCCCCGAAGAAGTATTGCCGACCTATCTCGAAAGCATCGGCGTCCCCTACAAAATCGTTGAAGAAGACACCTACTCGACAGTCAAACGCGTGTTGGACGAAGGTAAAACGACTTGCTCACTGTGCAGCCGCCTGCGCCGTGGTATTCTCTATCGCACTGCAAAAGAATTAGGCTGCACCAAAATCGCATTGGGGCACCACCGCGACGACATCCTCGCTACCATGTTCCTGAATATGTTTTACGGCGGCAAACTCAAAGCCATGCCGCCCAAGCTAGTGAGTGACAATGGCGAACATATCGTTATCCGTCCTCTCGCGTATGTTAAAGAGAAGGACTTGATCAAATACGCCGAGCTGAAGCAATTCCCAATTATCCCATGCAACCTCTGCGGCTCTCAGCCCAACTTGCAACGCCAAGTCATCGGTGACATGCTGCGCGATTGGGACAAACGTTTCCCCGGCCGTATTGAGTCTATGTTCTCCGCGCTGCAAAACGTCGTTCCATCACATTTGGCCGATACCGAACTTTTCGACTTTGTCGGCTTGGAACGTGGTCAAAGCCTGAAACACGGCGGCGACTTGGCGTTTGACAGCGAAAAAATGCCGGAACGTTTCTCTGACGGCAGAGAAGAAGACGAAAGCGAAATCAAAATCGAACCGCAAAAAGCCGAACGCAAAGTCATCAATATTTTGGCAAACAAACCCAAAACCTGCGGTATGTAAACGCGTTTAGACATTCAGACGGCCTTTCGGTAGCTATTGACTGAAAGGCCGTCTGAATATTCACATTTGAAGTTTTTTCTATTCTTTTTTATCTTATTCTTTCCCTGACAAACCGTGCAGCAGCAACCCCAATATATCCTGCGGCAGCTTTTGCGGTGCAGCGGTATAAAGCGCAGTCAGTTGCGGATGGTGCATCAATATATCCGCCTGACGGATGAACAGGTCGATGAGTTCGACCGGCAAATCGGGCTGAATCAGGCGGCGTTGTTGCAGGGTGTGGAAGAAACCGCGCATAAAGGCGTATTTTTCTTCGTTCAATTCGTGGAAAAACCGCTCCAGCTCCAAATCGGTATTCTCTTCAATGTCGCGCAGGAAAGCGGCGGAATAGAGTTCTTCAAACGATTGTTTTTGCAGGGCAAAAACGGTTTCAGCAGCTTCACGCAGGCTACATTGCCGTGCAAGCAGATTTTCAAATTCGGCACGGACTCGGTTTTTCTGCTCGGTAACGATTTCCTGCAAGAGCGCGTTTTTACCGCTGTAATATTTGTAAAAGGTAACGCGGCTGACGGCGGCCTCGGCGCAGATGCTGCCCACGGATACGGCGGAAAAGCCGTGTTCGCGGAACAGGCGGCGGGCGGTGTCGGCAATGGTTTGTTGTTTGCTGGCGTTCATGACATTAAGAAGATTTTGATTTTGTTCATAAAGGGCTTTCATTAAATTTATCCGTAAGCAGGATACTTATCATATTTCCCCACTGCGTCAATGGCAATACGGCGGCGTTTCAGACGGCCTCTTTCCTTATCCCTCCGCTCCACCCTATGGATGAGGGCTGTCGGATGCTTAGCAGGCCAAATTCATAAAGGTTACAGAATCACTCTCCTCCCTAAAATAGGAGAAGGAATTTTTTTAGACAATTTATTATAAGAGAGGAATTAAAGTGAATGATAAACACTTGCATTCCTGTTTTTTATTTCTTATACTTTACATTAATAGTTTATTTTATGTAAATGTGTAAACACAAATATTTGCATACTGCCGAAGCGGTTGGATTATCTGATGTTCAATCAGCTCCGACGTATGCCGTCTGAAAGGATAAGGAAATGCAGAAACCCTCCCTCCGCCGCCTGCCGCTGCTGCTTGCTACCGCTTTCGCCTCCGAATGGATTTATGCCGCTGATGCGGCGCAAGATGCGGAACAGGTGCAGTTAGAAGAAGTCGTCGTAACCGGCGAACGCACCAACCGCAGCGGCTTTGAAACCGCCACGTCCAATCGCGTTTTCACCGTGCCGAACATCGACCGCAGCGGCCACAATCTTTCCGCAACCGACCTGCTCAAACAGACCGTGAACACGGTGGACTTGGGCAGCGGCAACGATTTGCCGACCGTGCGCGGCGTAGACGGCTCCGGCCCCGCCGTCGGCGCGGTGGCGTTTTTCGCGGGCACGAGGCCGCGCCTGAACCTCTCTATAGACGGCCGCTCCGCTACTTACAACGAATATGCCTTCGGCACGCAGTCGCTGTGGGACATGCAGCAGGTGGAAGTCTTGCGCGGGCCGCAAAGCCATGTGCGCGGGCAGAATGCGGTGGCGGGCGCGGTGGTGATGCGTTCCAAAGACCCGACCGACGAATGGGAAGGCGCGCTGCGCTTGGGTTTGGGCAACCAAAAAACGCGCAACATCGCCGGCGTAGTGTCCGGCCCGATTGTGAAAAACAACCTTGCCTTCAGATTGAGCGCGGAGCGGCAGCAGCGCGAAAGTTACGAGCCGTTCGTGTCCTACGAACCGACCGGCAACCCACGTCGCGTGGAAAACACCAACGTGCGCTTCAAACTCCTGCTCACGCCCGAAAACCATCCCGATTTTTACAGCCGCCTGACGCTGAACCACATCCGTTCGCGCGCGCCGCAAAACGAAATCATGGGCAATACCGCCAGCCGCCGTTTTTTAAAAGAAAAGCCCGTGTTCGTAACCGGCTCAACATCGGGCATCTGGGACGTATCGTGGCAGCTTAACGACTATCTGAAACTGGAAAACAAACTGGTTTACGGCCGCTACCACAACGAGCGGCTGCACCTGCCGATGACCGTCAGCCCGCAAGGCGTGCCCGCCGAACTCAAAGGCCGCGAACTGCAATGGGAGCCAGTA
Above is a genomic segment from Neisseria subflava containing:
- a CDS encoding TetR/AcrR family transcriptional regulator is translated as MKALYEQNQNLLNVMNASKQQTIADTARRLFREHGFSAVSVGSICAEAAVSRVTFYKYYSGKNALLQEIVTEQKNRVRAEFENLLARQCSLREAAETVFALQKQSFEELYSAAFLRDIEENTDLELERFFHELNEEKYAFMRGFFHTLQQRRLIQPDLPVELIDLFIRQADILMHHPQLTALYTAAPQKLPQDILGLLLHGLSGKE
- a CDS encoding TonB-dependent receptor, with translation MQKPSLRRLPLLLATAFASEWIYAADAAQDAEQVQLEEVVVTGERTNRSGFETATSNRVFTVPNIDRSGHNLSATDLLKQTVNTVDLGSGNDLPTVRGVDGSGPAVGAVAFFAGTRPRLNLSIDGRSATYNEYAFGTQSLWDMQQVEVLRGPQSHVRGQNAVAGAVVMRSKDPTDEWEGALRLGLGNQKTRNIAGVVSGPIVKNNLAFRLSAERQQRESYEPFVSYEPTGNPRRVENTNVRFKLLLTPENHPDFYSRLTLNHIRSRAPQNEIMGNTASRRFLKEKPVFVTGSTSGIWDVSWQLNDYLKLENKLVYGRYHNERLHLPMTVSPQGVPAELKGRELQWEPVLHFSNKGRLKGLAGLHYFRSKQDEWVDIRSIGGRNTFDDRNSVHALFAETTYSPSEKWDITAAARLEKETHKRSGGSGALHLDLDKGQTVFLPKIDIAFKPTDQWVSGIKAARGYNPGGAGITFGRPVVTYTYEPEYVNNYEWYTRWRSADRRLQLSGNLFLNHYRDMQLPFYLGINSVVIRNAKKVHTYGAELAADWQTTDSLKLTTGLGLLNTKIKSYPYSGIEGNKLGRAPKYTANIGVKYLNDKGWEAGGDVRFYGDYYSAADNAESGKIGAYNQVNLYTAYNFKQGRISLYADNVFNRRRPIFISSADRQDALYQRPRSVGVSAEWKF
- the ttcA gene encoding tRNA 2-thiocytidine(32) synthetase TtcA encodes the protein MSKKTKQELENNKLSKRLRHAVGDAINDFNMIEPGDKIMVCLSGGKDSYALLDILRQLQASAPIDFELVAVNLDQKQPGFPEEVLPTYLESIGVPYKIVEEDTYSTVKRVLDEGKTTCSLCSRLRRGILYRTAKELGCTKIALGHHRDDILATMFLNMFYGGKLKAMPPKLVSDNGEHIVIRPLAYVKEKDLIKYAELKQFPIIPCNLCGSQPNLQRQVIGDMLRDWDKRFPGRIESMFSALQNVVPSHLADTELFDFVGLERGQSLKHGGDLAFDSEKMPERFSDGREEDESEIKIEPQKAERKVINILANKPKTCGM